A genomic window from Terrisporobacter glycolicus ATCC 14880 = DSM 1288 includes:
- a CDS encoding lysophospholipid acyltransferase family protein: MFNYIKFALFQIFGFILSIPELIKIKYNEKKYSSIEKFRFVKNHAKRSLNLVKIKIKITGKEKVPKEDVLFVSNHASMLDSYILVSSIAKPVGVIIADVPTWRHIPIVSHWLNIMKCVFINRENNREGMKSIIKASENIKSGQSMAVFPEGDLTWVKDPNVLVSDFKAGSLKIAYKAKCPIVPMVIKNSRSTYEGYEPVGKIHSGSVEVEYLDPIYDHIENPRIKTVVLAEIIKEKMIAAMEKKIN, translated from the coding sequence GTGTTTAATTATATTAAATTTGCATTATTTCAAATTTTTGGATTCATATTATCTATACCAGAACTAATAAAAATAAAGTACAATGAAAAAAAATACAGTAGTATTGAAAAATTTAGATTTGTAAAGAATCATGCAAAAAGATCTCTTAATTTAGTCAAAATAAAGATAAAAATTACAGGTAAAGAAAAAGTGCCTAAAGAAGACGTCTTATTTGTATCAAATCATGCAAGTATGTTAGATAGTTATATTTTAGTTTCTAGCATAGCAAAACCAGTGGGTGTTATAATAGCTGATGTACCTACGTGGAGGCATATACCAATTGTTAGCCATTGGCTAAATATAATGAAGTGTGTTTTTATAAATAGAGAAAATAATAGAGAAGGTATGAAAAGTATAATTAAAGCCTCAGAGAATATAAAGAGCGGGCAAAGCATGGCAGTTTTTCCTGAAGGAGATTTGACTTGGGTAAAAGATCCTAATGTTTTAGTTTCTGATTTTAAAGCTGGGTCTCTAAAAATTGCATATAAGGCAAAATGCCCTATAGTTCCCATGGTAATAAAAAACTCTAGAAGTACTTATGAAGGCTATGAGCCAGTGGGTAAAATTCATTCAGGAAGTGTAGAAGTTGAGTACTTAGACCCTATATATGATCATATTGAAAATCCAAGAATTAAAACAGTAGTATTGGCAGAAATAATAAAAGAAAAAATGATTGCTGCTATGGAAAAGAAGATAAATTAA
- a CDS encoding GTP-binding protein, with amino-acid sequence MNKIIGILAHVDSGKTTLCEQILYHTNSIRKRGRVDHKDSYFDNNHIERQRGITVFSKEGYFNYKDSNYYLIDTPGHVDFSPEMERSLKMLDYAILIVSGVEKVQSHSETIFNYLREHNIPTIIFANKMDRDISNKDEINKSLKENLSKDIFDFTKELNNNMSEELIEFIAEKDEELLERFLDENFDYNLWFERIKSLFNSCNIYPCVFGSALFDENVDNLLEVLDCLSETNYHENKSFTGKVYKIKTEENKQRLTFIKVLSGKLKIKDELCYSGQKHILREKVNEIRIYKGDKFISRDEAYAGEIVAIKGLSETYPSNFIVSIKEEDRLSKLNTEESNFIVPTLATKVLFDKSVNIKDVYSYFKILGEEEISLNPIYSEELKEIKINIMGKIQLEVLKEMILERFNLNVDFGPCEILYKETIKDTAIGIGHFEPLRHYAEVVLKIEPDKRNSGISFESLAHVDNITIGHQNLVKTHIFERNHRGILGGYEVTDVKITLLTGKEHNKHTEGGDFRQATFRALRQGLEQVENILLEPYYKFKIEIDNDYMGRVISDIQKMSGSFNIKDSSNNKSIISGRGPVSEFMDYPLELISFTKGRGRITFNYDGYDECHNSDEVLKDRNYDKNSDKLYTSNSIFCSKGQGYTVKGEDVRNYMHCQINI; translated from the coding sequence ATGAATAAAATAATCGGTATTTTGGCTCATGTTGATAGTGGAAAAACTACTTTATGTGAGCAAATACTTTATCATACGAATTCCATAAGAAAAAGGGGAAGGGTGGATCATAAAGATTCATACTTTGATAATAATCATATAGAAAGACAAAGAGGTATTACCGTATTTTCTAAGGAAGGATACTTTAACTACAAAGACTCAAATTACTATTTAATAGATACTCCTGGGCACGTGGATTTTAGTCCAGAAATGGAGAGGAGTCTGAAAATGTTAGATTATGCTATTTTAATAGTAAGTGGTGTGGAGAAAGTTCAGTCACACAGTGAAACTATATTTAATTATTTGAGAGAACATAATATTCCCACTATTATTTTTGCAAATAAAATGGATAGAGATATATCTAATAAAGATGAGATAAATAAAAGTTTAAAAGAAAATTTATCTAAGGATATTTTTGATTTTACAAAAGAGCTAAACAATAATATGAGTGAAGAATTAATAGAATTTATTGCAGAAAAAGATGAAGAATTATTAGAAAGATTTTTAGATGAAAATTTTGATTATAATCTATGGTTTGAAAGAATTAAATCTTTATTTAATAGTTGTAATATTTATCCTTGTGTATTTGGTTCAGCTTTATTTGATGAAAATGTAGATAATCTTTTAGAAGTATTGGATTGTTTAAGTGAAACAAATTACCATGAGAATAAAAGTTTTACTGGAAAAGTGTATAAAATAAAAACTGAAGAAAACAAACAAAGATTAACATTTATAAAAGTCCTATCAGGTAAATTGAAAATTAAAGATGAACTATGTTACAGTGGGCAAAAGCATATATTAAGAGAAAAAGTAAATGAAATAAGAATTTATAAGGGTGATAAATTTATAAGTAGAGATGAAGCTTATGCTGGAGAAATAGTAGCAATAAAAGGATTAAGTGAAACATATCCTTCAAATTTTATAGTTTCAATCAAAGAAGAGGATAGACTTTCTAAATTAAACACTGAAGAGAGTAACTTTATTGTGCCAACGCTTGCTACAAAAGTATTATTTGATAAAAGTGTAAATATTAAAGATGTTTACTCATATTTTAAAATTTTAGGGGAAGAAGAAATTTCGCTAAATCCCATATATAGTGAAGAACTTAAAGAAATAAAGATCAATATAATGGGCAAAATCCAACTTGAAGTTTTAAAAGAAATGATTTTAGAGAGATTTAACTTAAATGTGGATTTTGGTCCTTGTGAAATTCTATATAAAGAAACTATAAAAGATACAGCCATCGGAATAGGTCATTTTGAACCACTAAGACATTATGCAGAAGTTGTGCTAAAAATTGAACCAGACAAAAGAAATAGTGGCATAAGTTTTGAAAGTTTAGCTCATGTGGATAATATTACTATAGGTCATCAAAATTTAGTAAAAACTCATATATTTGAAAGAAATCATAGAGGTATACTTGGTGGTTATGAAGTTACAGATGTAAAAATAACTCTTTTAACTGGAAAAGAACACAACAAGCATACTGAAGGTGGAGATTTTAGACAAGCTACCTTTAGAGCTTTAAGACAAGGATTAGAACAAGTAGAGAATATTTTACTAGAACCTTATTATAAGTTTAAAATAGAAATAGACAATGATTATATGGGAAGAGTAATTTCAGATATTCAAAAAATGAGTGGAAGCTTTAATATTAAAGATTCTAGCAATAATAAGTCAATAATAAGTGGAAGAGGTCCTGTAAGTGAGTTTATGGATTATCCCCTAGAGTTAATATCCTTTACTAAGGGAAGAGGGCGAATCACTTTTAATTATGATGGATACGATGAATGCCACAATAGTGATGAAGTTTTAAAAGATAGAAATTACGATAAAAATAGTGATAAGCTTTATACATCCAATTCCATATTTTGCTCAAAAGGACAAGGTTATACTGTAAAAGGTGAAGATGTGAGAAATTACATGCACTGCCAGATAAATATATAG
- a CDS encoding DUF2992 family protein, producing MKEVCADLTVYFQEPYWVGEYKRISEEKIETSKVFFDYEPLIHQVYNYYLKNWNKLNFTISYE from the coding sequence ATGAAGGAAGTATGTGCAGATTTGACTGTTTACTTTCAAGAGCCTTATTGGGTAGGAGAATACAAACGCATTTCAGAAGAAAAAATTGAAACAAGTAAAGTATTTTTTGACTATGAACCATTAATTCATCAAGTGTATAATTATTATTTAAAAAATTGGAATAAACTTAATTTTACCATATCTTATGAATAA
- a CDS encoding helix-turn-helix domain-containing protein, with protein sequence MLNINYISETFYNCCNIPIKAISKEYSEIYKFGYNDYLDEIYPKNKINDFILNEMNSNKDIYTLSIDNDIHYIITDACNVLFILGPISTDSSNKLVCYKPATCFEYIECILCKIIENNLIYDVNSRSYNIYVRKAIHHIHKYYNEDISIDDLCEKLSINKSYFCNLFKKSTNQTFSNFLNYFRVEKSKKLLEDSSLSLLDVALEVGFTNQNYYTIVFKKITNQTPSAYRKALVSLKNQVY encoded by the coding sequence ATGTTAAATATAAATTATATCTCAGAAACATTTTATAATTGCTGTAATATTCCTATTAAAGCAATATCTAAAGAATATAGTGAAATCTATAAATTTGGATACAATGATTATTTAGATGAAATATACCCCAAAAATAAAATAAATGACTTTATATTAAATGAAATGAATAGTAACAAAGATATTTATACCCTATCTATTGATAATGATATTCACTATATTATTACAGATGCTTGTAATGTTTTGTTTATACTAGGCCCTATATCAACAGATAGTTCTAATAAGTTAGTTTGTTATAAACCTGCTACTTGTTTTGAATATATAGAGTGTATACTATGTAAAATAATTGAAAATAATCTTATTTATGACGTTAATAGTCGTTCTTATAATATATATGTTAGAAAAGCAATACATCATATACATAAGTATTACAACGAAGATATATCCATAGATGATTTATGTGAAAAACTAAGTATAAATAAGTCTTATTTTTGTAACTTATTTAAAAAATCAACAAATCAGACCTTTTCTAACTTTTTAAATTACTTTAGAGTGGAAAAAAGTAAAAAGTTGTTAGAGGATTCTAGCCTATCTTTATTAGACGTTGCTTTAGAGGTTGGTTTTACTAATCAAAACTATTATACAATTGTTTTTAAAAAAATAACAAATCAAACTCCATCAGCGTATAGAAAAGCCCTTGTTTCTCTTAAAAATCAAGTATATTAG
- a CDS encoding glycerol dehydrogenase encodes MRKALICPTKYVQGEDELLNLGYFVKTFGKSALLIAHPDDVNRVKDKLDKTCEKFNITFVESGFTGECSRQEVARLQEVARENKCDCTIGLGGGKAIDTAKCVAEGEALIIVPTIAATDAPTSHSAVLYTPDGSFDDYAYFKQSPSVVLIDTTVIAKAPTRFLVSGMGDALSTYFEARATRESYSNVNAGLPCGARENLTAPAKGTNTAFALAKLCYETLLADGPKAKVSCDCNLVTPALENIIEANILLSGLGFESGGLAAAHAIHDGLTILEGTHKYFHGEKVAFGTLAQLVLENASEEEINQVLDFCVEVGLPVCLEDIGVNEISEEELMEVAAKSCIPEESVHSMPQPISVEAVAAAIITADRLGKNYKNNK; translated from the coding sequence ATGAGAAAAGCATTAATATGTCCAACAAAATATGTTCAAGGTGAAGATGAATTATTAAATTTAGGTTATTTCGTAAAAACTTTTGGAAAATCAGCTCTACTTATAGCACATCCAGATGATGTAAATCGTGTAAAAGATAAGTTAGATAAAACTTGTGAGAAGTTTAATATTACTTTTGTAGAAAGTGGATTTACAGGAGAGTGCTCAAGACAAGAAGTAGCAAGATTACAAGAAGTAGCAAGAGAAAATAAGTGTGATTGTACAATAGGTCTTGGTGGAGGTAAAGCAATAGATACTGCAAAATGTGTGGCTGAAGGTGAAGCTTTAATAATAGTTCCAACAATAGCAGCAACAGATGCACCTACTAGTCACTCAGCAGTACTATACACTCCAGATGGATCTTTTGATGATTACGCATATTTTAAGCAAAGCCCAAGTGTTGTACTAATAGATACAACTGTAATAGCTAAAGCACCTACTAGATTTTTAGTATCTGGCATGGGTGATGCCTTATCAACTTATTTTGAGGCTAGAGCAACAAGAGAATCATACTCAAATGTAAATGCTGGTCTTCCTTGTGGAGCAAGAGAAAACTTAACAGCTCCAGCAAAAGGTACTAATACTGCTTTTGCTCTTGCAAAATTATGTTATGAAACTTTACTTGCTGATGGACCTAAGGCAAAGGTATCTTGTGATTGTAATTTAGTTACTCCTGCTCTTGAAAATATAATAGAAGCAAACATACTTTTATCAGGACTTGGTTTTGAAAGTGGAGGACTTGCAGCAGCTCACGCTATACATGACGGTCTTACTATATTAGAAGGAACTCATAAGTATTTCCATGGTGAAAAAGTTGCATTTGGTACTTTAGCTCAGTTAGTGCTAGAAAATGCATCTGAAGAAGAAATAAATCAAGTATTAGACTTCTGTGTGGAAGTTGGTTTACCAGTTTGTTTAGAAGATATAGGGGTAAATGAAATAAGCGAAGAAGAATTAATGGAAGTTGCAGCAAAATCTTGTATACCAGAAGAATCAGTACATTCTATGCCACAGCCTATAAGCGTAGAAGCTGTGGCAGCTGCAATTATTACTGCTGATAGACTTGGAAAAAACTATAAAAATAATAAATAG
- a CDS encoding M48 family metallopeptidase — MREEYKVLLDNKNNSISFLYKEENIGVKVEYRKRKNISIRIIPKNTIEIISPRSVSISFLKKVLEEKSSWIMKTLDKFENIDESFKERKYINDEIFYYLGEEYKLKIVEDKNTQNNKKNYCYINIKDKNLIITTNNNEGEYIKNELKKWYKIESEKIVLKRLEELKKEKPMMNKLIPNIIKIKEQKKRWGSCTSKKTIYINSRISMAKVDVIDYIIVHEFSHLAQMNHSKDFYNLVEEILPDFRKSEKWLKENSYKLTL, encoded by the coding sequence ATGAGAGAAGAATATAAAGTACTCCTAGATAATAAAAATAACTCCATTAGTTTTTTATATAAAGAAGAAAATATAGGAGTTAAAGTTGAATATAGAAAAAGAAAGAATATTTCAATTAGGATAATTCCTAAAAATACTATAGAAATAATTAGTCCAAGATCTGTATCTATTTCATTCTTAAAAAAAGTACTTGAGGAAAAATCATCTTGGATAATGAAAACTTTAGATAAATTTGAAAATATAGATGAAAGTTTTAAGGAAAGAAAATATATAAATGATGAGATTTTTTACTATTTAGGAGAGGAATATAAACTAAAAATAGTTGAGGATAAAAACACTCAAAATAATAAAAAAAATTATTGCTATATAAACATAAAGGATAAAAACTTAATTATTACTACTAACAACAATGAAGGTGAGTATATTAAAAATGAGCTAAAAAAATGGTATAAGATAGAAAGTGAAAAAATAGTTTTAAAAAGGCTTGAAGAATTAAAAAAAGAAAAGCCGATGATGAATAAACTGATTCCCAATATAATTAAAATTAAAGAACAAAAGAAAAGGTGGGGAAGTTGTACGTCTAAAAAAACTATTTATATAAATTCAAGAATTTCCATGGCAAAAGTTGACGTAATAGACTATATTATTGTTCATGAATTTTCACACTTGGCTCAGATGAATCATTCAAAGGATTTTTATAATCTTGTAGAAGAAATATTGCCTGACTTTAGAAAAAGTGAAAAATGGCTTAAAGAAAATTCCTACAAACTTACATTGTAA
- a CDS encoding PocR ligand-binding domain-containing protein, translated as MKKEKINLDKVIDFKKWQTLQDNLSLVTNMAIITVDYKGNPISKHSKCSKFCESVRNHPQMVKYCQKCDSRGGLEAVRSNEPYIYLCHYNIVDVAVPIIIDGRYMGAIMAGQVKLSDNSTEDMEKIVDTSNNSVSIEVLEEFKEYYEQLPLLTYKEVQNIANMLSSLCNYLVEEALDKNLILEMYKKSIGNNKELDEDFFQGYSVDNIEKLKKGISNAVIDAYVSQYECDKRLVQL; from the coding sequence TTGAAAAAAGAAAAAATAAATTTGGACAAAGTAATAGATTTTAAAAAATGGCAAACTCTTCAAGACAATTTATCCTTAGTCACAAACATGGCTATTATAACAGTTGATTATAAGGGAAATCCCATAAGTAAACATAGCAAATGTTCTAAGTTTTGTGAATCTGTAAGAAATCATCCTCAAATGGTGAAGTATTGTCAAAAATGTGACTCTAGAGGTGGACTAGAAGCTGTTAGATCAAATGAACCTTATATTTATCTATGTCACTACAATATAGTAGATGTGGCAGTGCCTATAATTATTGATGGAAGATATATGGGAGCAATAATGGCAGGTCAAGTTAAGTTAAGTGATAATTCTACTGAAGATATGGAAAAAATAGTAGACACTTCTAACAACTCAGTGTCTATTGAAGTTTTAGAAGAATTTAAGGAGTATTATGAACAGCTACCTTTACTTACTTATAAAGAAGTACAAAATATTGCTAATATGTTGTCTTCTTTATGTAATTATTTAGTGGAAGAAGCATTAGATAAAAATTTAATTTTAGAGATGTATAAAAAATCTATAGGTAATAATAAAGAATTAGATGAAGATTTTTTCCAAGGTTACAGTGTAGATAATATTGAGAAACTAAAAAAAGGAATATCTAATGCTGTTATTGATGCTTATGTCTCACAGTATGAATGCGATAAAAGGTTAGTTCAACTTTAA
- a CDS encoding sodium/glutamate symporter, with protein sequence MYNLDLNIVSTLILSIVLYLFGNFLTNKIYILNKLCIPSPVVGGLTFSLFVFILEYFKIVNVSMNTLLMPYFMSFFFTIVGLNVSFKLLRKGGKVLIIYWLLCALLGFSQNIITFVSSKLLDINPLLGLMCGSISMEGGHGYSLAFGRTLESLGVTNACSVGFASATLGLIMGGIIGGPVTKILIEKYHLKSSNIHKKNKSSVIKSNTSILDINDTLFFEQILIVLVSMSIGSALANIVNVYFHIVVPNIVGCIFIAVLFRNFNDKTKIMIMNFKLLNFLQELSLGMFLTMALMSIDFFTLSSLFGPIVFIVICQVIFIVIFTTTLAFRALGKDYDAAVMISGMLGHGLGATPNALANMGSITNKYGHSQSAYLVVPLVAAFLLDIFSIPCILFFINILT encoded by the coding sequence ATGTATAACCTAGATTTAAACATAGTAAGCACTTTAATATTATCCATTGTTCTATATTTATTTGGTAATTTTCTTACTAATAAAATCTACATACTTAACAAATTATGTATTCCTTCTCCCGTTGTAGGTGGTCTTACATTTTCATTATTTGTTTTTATTTTAGAATATTTTAAAATAGTAAATGTATCTATGAATACTCTTCTTATGCCATATTTTATGTCATTTTTCTTCACAATAGTAGGATTAAATGTGAGTTTTAAGTTATTAAGAAAGGGAGGAAAAGTTTTAATTATTTATTGGTTATTATGTGCCCTTTTAGGATTTTCTCAAAATATAATAACTTTTGTTTCATCAAAACTTTTAGATATTAACCCTCTTTTAGGTTTAATGTGCGGCAGTATATCTATGGAAGGTGGACATGGTTATTCTTTGGCTTTTGGAAGGACTTTAGAATCTTTAGGTGTGACTAATGCTTGTAGCGTAGGATTTGCTTCTGCTACTTTAGGCTTAATTATGGGTGGAATAATTGGAGGCCCTGTTACCAAGATCTTAATTGAAAAATATCATTTAAAGTCTTCTAATATACATAAAAAAAATAAATCTTCTGTAATAAAAAGTAATACTTCTATTTTAGATATTAACGACACTTTATTCTTTGAACAAATTTTAATCGTTTTAGTTTCCATGAGTATTGGTAGTGCTTTAGCAAACATTGTTAATGTATATTTTCATATAGTGGTACCAAATATTGTGGGGTGTATTTTTATTGCAGTATTATTTAGAAATTTTAACGATAAAACCAAAATTATGATAATGAATTTTAAACTACTAAATTTTTTACAAGAATTATCCCTTGGAATGTTTTTAACTATGGCACTTATGAGTATTGACTTTTTCACTTTGTCTAGTTTATTTGGACCTATAGTTTTTATAGTAATTTGCCAAGTAATATTTATTGTTATATTTACTACTACACTTGCTTTTAGGGCACTGGGGAAAGATTACGACGCTGCAGTAATGATAAGCGGTATGTTGGGTCACGGTCTGGGAGCAACGCCTAATGCTTTGGCTAATATGGGGTCAATAACTAATAAATATGGACATAGTCAAAGTGCCTATTTAGTGGTTCCCTTAGTTGCAGCTTTTTTATTAGATATTTTCAGTATTCCATGTATTCTATTTTTTATTAATATTCTTACCTAA
- a CDS encoding helix-turn-helix transcriptional regulator produces the protein MTVEGMAKICHISQSYFSRLFSKEMGDSFSNYISKLKINWAKELLEDSDMSVSQVSDELGFNEPGYFIKIFKKYEGVTPSVYRKYYKNT, from the coding sequence ATTACTGTGGAAGGTATGGCGAAAATTTGTCATATAAGCCAAAGTTACTTTAGTAGATTATTTTCAAAGGAAATGGGAGATAGTTTTTCTAATTATATATCAAAATTGAAAATTAATTGGGCTAAAGAACTTTTGGAAGACAGTGATATGAGTGTAAGTCAAGTAAGTGATGAACTTGGATTTAATGAACCTGGTTATTTTATTAAGATTTTTAAAAAATATGAAGGAGTAACACCTTCTGTTTATAGGAAATATTATAAAAACACGTAA
- a CDS encoding DUF1540 domain-containing protein has protein sequence MNSNLNCLVSNCAYNKSGYCYASHIKVEGFEATVTPETYCESFINKAEANFTSSVSDSTLTNTQNISCSAKNCTYNIQGACNANHILINMKNAVCDTFRLKH, from the coding sequence ATGAATAGCAATTTAAATTGCCTTGTTTCAAATTGTGCTTATAATAAATCTGGTTATTGTTATGCTTCACATATAAAAGTAGAAGGCTTTGAAGCCACTGTTACTCCAGAAACTTACTGTGAAAGTTTCATAAATAAAGCAGAGGCTAATTTTACAAGTAGTGTAAGTGATAGTACACTAACTAATACTCAAAACATTTCTTGTAGCGCCAAAAACTGTACATATAATATTCAAGGTGCTTGCAATGCAAATCACATTCTTATTAATATGAAAAATGCAGTTTGTGATACATTTAGACTTAAACATTAG
- the dhaK gene encoding dihydroxyacetone kinase subunit DhaK — protein sequence MKKIINKPENVVMEMCNGIALAHPELEFVKKYKIIKKKEINKNKVSLISGGGSGHEPAHAGFIGKGMLDAAICGDVFASPSQIQVYQGIKATASEKGTLLIIKNYSGDMMNFKNAAHLANEDKITVDYVKVDDDIAVEDSLYTVGRRGVAGTVFVHKIAGAAAEKGMSLEEVKTVAQKAADNVRSLGFGLTSCTVPAKGTPTFEIAKDEMEFGVGIHGEPGIKREKITTADKLASRIVDALSNDMKLNENDEIALLINGFGGTPLQELYLFNNSVTGELSKKNIKINRTFVGNYMTSIDMAGASVSIMKLDEELKELLSCESDTPAFKVSGPVDSVKYSSIEVSDELALTSFEVESKEEMACIVDEKITLDNMIYIVDKMSEVIIENEVPFCELDSFAGDGDFGMSVAKGFKQLKREWKEILLQDNLTISKFLDDCSMIIMEHCGGASGPIWGSAFRAASREVGNKKELNIEDFANMMQGAVKGIQATGERSFGRGAVVGDKTLIDALVPCADTWTESAKKNHTLKESFEFGAKAAVDGAKSTEEIVARMGRAGTVGERSLGHPDAGAYGLGVIFTEVYNCIK from the coding sequence ATGAAAAAAATCATAAATAAACCAGAAAATGTTGTTATGGAAATGTGTAACGGAATAGCCCTAGCTCATCCTGAGTTAGAGTTCGTTAAAAAGTATAAAATAATAAAGAAAAAAGAAATAAATAAAAATAAAGTAAGCTTAATAAGTGGTGGAGGTAGTGGACACGAGCCAGCACATGCAGGCTTTATAGGAAAAGGAATGTTAGATGCAGCCATATGCGGAGACGTATTTGCATCACCTTCTCAAATTCAAGTTTATCAAGGAATAAAAGCTACTGCCAGTGAAAAAGGTACTTTACTTATAATAAAAAACTACAGTGGAGATATGATGAATTTCAAAAATGCTGCTCATTTAGCAAATGAAGATAAAATAACTGTAGATTATGTAAAAGTAGATGACGATATAGCAGTGGAAGATAGCTTATATACAGTAGGAAGACGTGGTGTTGCAGGAACTGTGTTTGTTCATAAAATTGCAGGTGCAGCAGCAGAAAAAGGTATGTCATTAGAAGAAGTAAAAACAGTAGCACAAAAGGCAGCGGACAATGTTAGAAGTTTAGGATTTGGACTGACTTCTTGTACTGTACCAGCAAAAGGAACTCCAACATTTGAAATAGCAAAAGACGAAATGGAATTTGGTGTTGGTATACATGGTGAGCCAGGTATAAAAAGAGAAAAAATTACTACAGCAGATAAATTAGCTAGTAGAATAGTGGACGCTTTATCAAATGATATGAAATTAAATGAAAATGATGAAATAGCTTTATTAATAAATGGATTTGGAGGAACACCTTTACAAGAATTATATTTATTTAATAATTCTGTTACTGGCGAATTATCAAAGAAAAATATAAAAATAAACAGAACTTTTGTAGGAAACTATATGACAAGCATAGATATGGCAGGAGCATCTGTGTCTATAATGAAGCTTGATGAAGAGTTAAAAGAATTATTATCATGTGAAAGTGATACTCCAGCATTTAAGGTAAGTGGGCCAGTTGATTCTGTAAAATATTCTTCTATAGAAGTATCTGATGAGCTTGCACTTACATCTTTTGAAGTTGAATCAAAAGAAGAAATGGCATGCATAGTAGATGAAAAAATAACGCTAGATAATATGATATATATAGTGGATAAAATGAGTGAAGTAATAATAGAAAACGAAGTGCCATTTTGTGAGCTAGACTCTTTTGCAGGTGACGGTGACTTTGGTATGAGTGTTGCAAAAGGATTTAAGCAATTAAAAAGAGAGTGGAAGGAAATATTATTACAAGATAATTTAACTATAAGCAAGTTTTTAGATGACTGTTCTATGATTATAATGGAGCACTGTGGAGGAGCGTCAGGTCCTATATGGGGATCTGCTTTTAGAGCAGCTTCTAGAGAAGTAGGAAATAAAAAAGAGTTAAATATAGAGGATTTTGCAAATATGATGCAAGGTGCAGTTAAAGGAATTCAAGCTACAGGGGAAAGATCATTTGGACGTGGAGCAGTTGTGGGAGATAAGACTCTTATAGATGCTTTAGTTCCTTGTGCAGATACTTGGACTGAAAGTGCAAAGAAAAATCATACTTTAAAAGAATCTTTTGAGTTTGGTGCAAAAGCTGCTGTAGATGGTGCAAAATCTACAGAAGAAATAGTAGCACGTATGGGACGTGCAGGAACAGTTGGAGAGAGAAGTTTAGGTCATCCAGACGCAGGAGCATACGGACTTGGCGTAATATTTACAGAAGTATATAATTGCATAAAGTAG